The genomic segment TTTACTTTCTTCACCGGCATAGCCTTTTGCCACTATGCGGCTGCTTTTGATATATATACCGGCATGCTACGCAATGATTCCTCCGGTATTCACCGGATATCTCCTCATCACATCAGACACATACCAGCATTGTCTCTACTGTTGTCTTCTCTTGTAATTTTTTTTCTCTTTCAGTATGTCAAAGAACTCTTTGGTAGATATAAGTAGTTAGATGTTAGTATCAAGATCATTATATGTCGCCATATCATCTCTAAATACTATATACTAAATACTATATACTATCTCGTGGAGAATAACGGATTCGAACCGTTGACCCCCTGCGTGCAAGGCAGGTGCTCTAGCCAGCTGAGCTAATTCCCCTTTGTTTCAGATATCAGATTGTAGACCGGAGACAGCAGACTCTTTACTTTGTCCCTATTCTCACAGCTCTATTCTCAGATCTCTTTAAGTAGTCCCGAGCAGATTTGAACTGCTGACCCCTACATTATCAGTGTAGTGCTCTGACCAACTGAGCTACGGGACTAGCTGTATTATTCCATCTCTCCTTCCGGGACCGCTCCTTTAAGGGGAGGGCACTTTCTTCTGATGTTTTCTTCTTTTCAATCATGTGGTACGTGACGGGCAACGGTCCGCGATGCTCTAGAAAGGAGGTATTCCAGCCGCACCTTCCGGTACGGCTACCTTGTTACGACTTAGCCCCAATTATCGGTTTTACCCTGACACGCTCCTTGCGGTAACATGCTTTAGGTACCCCCAACTTTCATGGCTTGACGGGCGGTGTGTACAAGGCCCGGGAACGTATTCACCGCGTCATTGCTGATACGCGATTACTAGCGAATCCAACTTCACGGGGTCGAGTTGCAGACCCCGATCCGAACTGTGAACGGCTTTTAGAGATTAGCATGCTGTTGCCAGCTAGCTGCCCGCTGTACCGTCCATTGTAGCACGTGTGTAGCCCCGGACGTAAGGGCCATGATGACTTGACGTCGTCCCCACCTTCCTCACTGTTTGCACAGGCAGTCTGTTTAGAGTCCCCACCATAACATGCTGGCAACTAAACATAGGGGTTGCGCTCGTTGCGGGACTTAACCCAACACCTCACGGCACGAGCTGACGACAGCCATGCAGCACCTAGTTTCGTGTCCCGAAGGACGGATGCGTCTCTGCATCCTCCACTAACTTTCAAGCCCGGGTAAGGTTCCTCGCGTATCATCGAATTAAACCACATGCTCCTCCGCTTGTGCGGGCCCCCGTCAATTCCTTTGAGTTTCACCCTTGCGGGCGTACTCCCCAGGTGGATAACTTAACGCTTTCGCTGGGACGCTGGCTGTCTATCGCCAACATCGAGTTATCATCGTTTAGGGCGTGGACTACCAGGGTATCTAATCCTGTTCGATCCCCACGCTTTCGTGCATCAGCGTCAATACCAGCTTAGTGAGCTGCCTTCGCAATCGGAGTTCTAAGACATATCTATGCATTTCACCGCTACTTGTCTTATTCCGCCCACTTCATATGGATTCAAGCCCGTCAGTATCAAAGGCACTGCGATGGTTGAGCCACCGTATTTCACCCCTGACTTAACAGGCCGCCTACGCACCCTTTAAACCCAATAAATCCGGATAACGCTCGGATCCTCCGTATTACCGCGGCTGCTGGCACGGAGTTAGCCGATCCTTATTCTTCCGGTACATTCAGCTCCCTACTCGTAAGGAGGTTTATTCCCGGACAAAAGCAGTTTACAACCCATAGGGCAGTCATCCTGCACGCGGCATGGCTGGTTCAGGCTTCCGCCCATTGACCAATATTCCTTACTGCTGCCTCCCGTAGGAGTCTGGTCCGTGTCTCAGTACCAGTGTGGGGGATTCTCCTCTCAGAGCCCCTAGACATCGTCGCCTTGGTAAGCCGTTACCCTACCAACTAGCTAATGTCACGCGAGCCCATCTCCATCCTATAAATATTTAATAATATCCCGATGCCGGAACATTATGTTATGCGGTGTTAATCTCTCTTTCGAGAGGCTATCCCCCTGATGGAGGCAGGTTGCTCACGCGTTACGCACCCGTGCGCCACTCTCACCATTGATAGCAAGCTACCGATGGATCCCGTCCGACTTGCATGTATTAGGCCTGCCGCTAGCGTTCATCCTGAGCCAGGATCAAACTCTCCATTGTAAAATGAAGTTTTTGATTCCGACTATTTATAATAATCAGAATTCTTTTTTTAATATCTCTGATCTCGGACCGAATTGAACGGATTACTTGAATCTGTTCCATGACTTCCGACTTTCGTCTGTCTGCCTACTCGTCACGCTACATGATTGTGTGTTATTAAAGAACTTTATGCGCTTCAACTTCCGTATCCGCTGTATTCCGATGGCATTGCGCCCTCTTTTATCTTTTTTTGTTTCCCCGCCGTTTCCGACGGGACTGCAAAGGTAGGAATCTTTTCCGGACTTCCAAAAACTTTCTGAAGTTTTTTTTGGCTTTCTTTTTCCGGTTTCCGCGTTCAGCTACCGTTGAACCCTTCTTTTTTCATGGCTGCTTCTTCCGGAGCAGCCCGCCCTCCCTTGCGGAGTGGTGCAAAGATAGAAACTTTTGGAACAAACTTCCAAGACTTTTGTTTATTATTTTTCGATATAGAACCTAACTCCCTGTATTCTTGGCGAAAGTATTTTCAGTATACCACTGATACAGCTAGGCAACACCCACATATTCGCACAATTTCCTTGAAAACCGACTGCGGCTAGGTTATTCTCCGGGTAAACGATCTTCCATCAATAACTAGGTGAAACCAACAATACTATTATCAAAAAAAAGGGTTCAAGTATACACTTGAACCCTCTATATTAAGATAATCTATCAAGAGATTAATCTTCTTCTTTCGAAGCTAACAATTGATCGTATTCTTCACGGGAACCAACGATTAAGTTGCTATATTGGCGAATACCTGTACCAGAAGGAATCAAGTGACCGACAATTACGTTCTCTTTCAAACCTAATAGATTGTCACGTTTACCTGCGATAGCAGCTTCGTTCAACACCTTCGTTGTCTCCTGGAAGGAAGCCGCCGAGATGAACGATTTCGTACCCAATGAAGCTCTAGTGATACCTTGTAACAATGGGCTTGAGGTCGCTGGAATTGCTTCGCGAACTTCCACAAGTTTCAGGTCACGACGTTTTAAACTAGAGTTCTCTTCTCTCAACTTACGTAAAGAAACGATTTGTCCTGGACGCAAGTTGTTAGAGTCTCCGGCGTCAACAACGACCTTTTTGTCAAATAGCGAATCATTCTCTTCCATGAAATCCCATTTATTTACGGCTTCTTTCTCTAAGAAACGTGTATCTCCCGGGTCTTCAATATTGACTTTCTGCATCATCTGGTGAACAATCGTTTCGAAGTGCTTGTCATTGATCTTCACCCCTTGCAGACGGTATACTTCTTGGATACCATTGACAATGTAGTGCTGAACAGCCGCCGGTCCTTTGATAGCCAAGATATCCGCTGGCGAAATTGAGCCATCTGACAACGGCATACCTGCTTTCACGAAGTCATTGTCCTGAACAAGGATATGCTTCGAAAGTGGCACCAAATACTTCTTGATCTGACCATCGCGAGACTCGATAGATATTTCACGATTACCGCGTTTAACACCACCTAATGAAACCACACCGTCAATTTCAGTAACAACAGCAGGATTCGATGGATTACGCGCCTCAAACAATTCAGTCACACGTGGAAGACCACCCGTAATGTCTCGAGTCTTACCTGTTGAACGCGGAATCTTAACCAAAATACCACCTTCTTTTACTGTAACACCGTCAGCGACTGCAACGTGTGCTCCAACCGGTATGTTATACGTACGAATAACTTCTCCTGACTTATCTAAAATCTTGATAGATGGGTTTTTCGTTTTATCACGTGTCTCAATAATTACTTTCTCTTTGTGGCCGGTTTGCTCATCAGACTCTTCACGATAGGTTACACCTTCGATAATTGCATCAAATTCCACCTTACCGGCAAATTCAGAGATAATGACAGCGTTATATGGATCCCATTCCACCAATTTATCGCCCTTAGATACTGTGCTGCCGTCTTCTACGAACAACTGCGAACCGTACGGGATATTCTGTTGGAAAACAATTTTATTATGTGCATCGATGATTTTAACCTCACCAGAACGTCCTAAGACAACTTGATGTGTGCCGTTCTCACCTGTCTGCGAAACCGTACGTACGTTTTCAAATTCGATTCTACCATCGTATTTAGAAATGATGCTCGAGTCGGCGGCGATGTTAGATGCCGTACCCCCTACGTGGAACGTACGAAGTGTCAACTGTGTACCCGGTTCACCGATAGACTGTGCAGCAATAACGCCGACAGCTTCACCCAGTTGAACGCGTTTACCAGAAGCTAAGTTACGACCATAACAACAAGCACACACACCACGTTTAGATTCACAAGTCAATACTGTACGGATCTCAACTCCTTCGATGCCAACTTTCTCAATTGTATCCGCGATCTCTTCAGTGATATCTTCATTTGCAGCAACAATTAATTCTCCAGTATCCGGATGCACCACGTCGTGCAACGGTGTACGTCCTAAAATACGATCGTATAATGGCTCAACGATATCGTCGTTGTCTTTTAATGCCGTTGTATAAATACCACGTAAACCTCCACAATCTTGCTCCACCACAATCATATCCTGCGCTACGTCATGTAAACGACGCGTTAAGTAACCCGCATCCGCCGTTTTCAGCGCCGTATCGGCAAGACCTTTACGCGCACCGTGGGTAGAGATAAAGTACTCCAATACGGACAAACCTTCTTTAAAGTTTGACAAGATCGGGTTCTCGATAATTTCACCACCTGAAGTACCAGACTTCTGAGGTTTAGCCATCAAACCACGCATACCACATAACTGACGAATCTGCTCTTTCGATCCACGGGCTCCAGAATCCAACATCATATACACAGAGTTGAACCCTTGGTTATCGTTGGAAAGAATATCCATTACGTGTGCAGTCAATCGGTTATTGATACGTGTCCAAATATCGATGATCTGGTTGTAACGTTCGTTGTTGGTAATGAAACCCATGTTATAGTTGTTCATTACCTCCTCAACTTCATTGGTCGCCTGAGCGATCAACTCAGCTTTCGCAGCAGGAATATTCAAATCTTCCAAGTTGAACGAAAGCCCGCCTTTGAACGCCGTTTGATAACCTAATTCTTTCATATCGTCCAAGAACTGTGCAGCACGGGCCATACCCGTAGTCTTCACGATCTCACCGATAATATTACGCAAAGATTTTTTAGTCAGCAATTCGTTGACAAAGCCCATCTCATCAGGAACAACCTGATTAAAGATCACACGACCTACTGTTGTCTCCAATAAGGTATCAACGATGCTTCCATCTTTCTGTCTAACTTTTGTTTTGACTTTAATCCAAGCATGAAGGTCAATTTTTTTCTCGTTTAGAGCAATAATTACCTCTTCTGCCGAATAGAAAGTCATATCTTGACCTCTCACGATATGGTCACCTGCACTTCTCCGGCCTTTAGTAATATAATAAAGACCCAATACCATGTCTTGAGATGGTACAGTGATTGGTGATCCGTTCGCTGGGTTCAAAATATTGTGTGAAGCCAACATTAAAATTTGAGCCTCCAAAACTGCAGCATTACCTAAAGGCAAGTGAACCGCCATCTGGTCACCGTCAAAATCGGCGTTGAATGCTGTACACACCAATGGGTGCAACTGAATAGCTTTACCCTCGACCAAAGTCGGTTGGAAAGCCTGGATACCCAAACGGTGAAGCGTAGGCGCACGGTTAAGTAATACAGGGTGGCCTTTCAATACATTTTCAAGGATATCCCATACGACAGGATCTTTACGGTCAACGATTTTTTTAGCGGATTTTACAGTTTTTACAATACCACGCTCAATCATCTTACGGATGATAAATGGCTTGTATAGCTCTGCAGCCATATCTTTAGGAAGACCACACTCGTGTAATTTTAGGTGCGGACCCACAACAATTACCGAACGAGCAGAATAATCCACACGTTTACCCAATAAGTTTTGACGGAAACGTCCTTGTTTACCTTTCAAAATATCAGATAAAGATTTCAATGCACGGTTCCCTTCTGTCTTAACAGCGTTCACTTTACGTGAGTTGTCAAACAAAGAGTCTACCGCTTCTTGAAGCATACGTTTTTCGTTACGTAAGATAACTTCAGGAGCTTTGATTTCGATCAAACGTTTCAGACGATTGTTACGGATAATCACACGACGATATAAGTCGTTCAAATCCGAAGTCGCGAAACGGCCCCCATCCAAAGGCACTAAAGGACGTAATTCCGGTGGGATAATCGGAACAATTTTCACAATCATCCATTCTGGACGGTTCTCGATATTCTCACGTGAGCTCCGGAAAGCTTCAACAACATGAAGACGTTTTAATGCTTCATTTTTACGTTGTTGTGAAGTCTCATTGGCAGCTTGGTGACGTAAATCGTATGACAATTGATCCAAATCAATACGTTTCAACAAATCTTCCAATGCCTCAGCACCCATCTTAGCAACGAATTTTTGAGGATCGTTGTCGTCTAAATATTGATTTTCTTTTGGTAAGGTATCTAAAATATCTAAATATTCTTCTTCCGTCAAGAAGTCCATAAAGTTGATACCGTCTTCTTCCTTGATACCAGCCTGGATAACCACATAACGTTCGTAGTAAATGATCATATCCAATTTCTTGGTAGGAAGTCCCAATAAATAACCAATTTTATTAGGAAGAGAACGGAAGTACCAGATATGCGCGACAGGAACCACCAAGTTGATGTGTCCCATACGCTCACGACGTACTTTTTTCTCAGTTACCTCAACACCACAACGGTCACACACGATACCTTTGTAACGGATACGTTTGTATTTACCACAGTGACATTCGTAGTCCTTTACCGGACCGAAAATACGCTCACAGAATAAACCGTCACGTTCGGGTTTGTAGGTACGATAGTTAATCGTCTCTGGTTTTGTAACTTCACCACTTGAGCGTTCCAAAATAGTCTCTGGAGAAGCCAAGCTGATCGTAATCGAAGTGAAGTTGCTTTTAATTTTATTATCTTTTTTGTAAGACATACTTATACAAAAGTTAAAGCTGTATAAAGAAGCTTTGAAGGACTGGAGCCCTTCAAAGCCCTAATTGCTTAATTAATCCAATGTGATATCTAGACCCAATCCGCGTAACTCGTGTACCAATACGTTGAACGATTCTGGTACCGATGGCGTTGGAAGATTGTTGCCCTTAACGATCGCTTCGTAAGTTTTGGCACGACCAACCACATCATCCGATTTCACGGTCAAGATCTCTTGAAGGATGTTAGATGCACCGAATGCTTCCAATGCCCAAACCTCCATCTCACCGAAACGTTGACCACCGAATTGTGCTTTACCACCCAAAGGTTGTTGTGTGATCAATGAGTACGGACCGATTGAACGTGCGTGCATTTTATCATCAACCATGTGACCTAATTTCAACATGTAGATAACACCCACTGTTGTCGGTTGATCGAAACGGTCTCCTGTCAATCCGTTGTACAAATAAGTACGTCCAGATTTTGGTAAACCTGCTTTCGCCACCCAATCTTGTACCTGATCCATTTCAGCACCATCAAAGATAGGCGTCGCAAACTTAACACCTAATTTTTGACCAGCCCAACCCAATACGGTTTCGTAGATCTGTCCTAAGTTCATCCGTGAAGGTACCCCCAGTGGGTTCAACACGATATCAACTGGTGTACCGTCTTCTAAGAATGGCATATCCTCATCACGTACGATACGTGCAACGATACCTTTGTTACCGTGACGACCGGCCATTTTATCCCCTACTTTCAACTTACGTTTCTTAGCAACGTAAACTTTGGCCATCTGCACAATTCCTGATGGAAGTTCATCACCCACAGACACGGCAAATTTATCACGTTTGAACGATCCCAACTCTTCATTAATTTTGATATTGTAGTTATGAAGAGCCATTTTGATCAGCTCGTTTTTATCTTCGTCAGTTGTCCATCCCATTGGGTTGATGTTGTTATAATCCAATTCTGCTAAGATTTTTTGTGTAAATTTAGCACCTTTAGCTACCAACAACTCTTTATATACATTGTATACCCCTTGGCTTGTCTTACCATTCACGATGGTGAATAACTTTTCAACCAAACGATCTTTCAAGGATTTAACGGCTCTGTCGTGAGCAACTTCCAATTTCTCTAGAGTCTTACGCTCAACTTCTTTGGACATTTTTTTCGCACGGGAGAATAACTTGGTATCGATCACAACGCCTTTCAATGAAGGCGGAGTTTTCAATGAAGCATCTTTTACATCGCCGGCTTTGTCACCAAAGATTGCGCGTAATAATTTCTCCTCTGGAGAAGGATCAGACTCACCTTTCGGCGTGATCTTACCGATTAAGATATCACCACCACCAACTTCTGCACCGATACGGATAATACCGTTTTCGTCCAAGTCTTTTGTCGCTTCTTCAGATACGTTAGGAATATCCGCTGTTAATTCTTCTTCACCACGTTTGGTATCCCGAACCTCAAGTTCAAATTCCTCAATGTGAAGAGAAGTAAACCAGTCT from the Sphingobacterium thalpophilum genome contains:
- the rpoC gene encoding DNA-directed RNA polymerase subunit beta' produces the protein MSYKKDNKIKSNFTSITISLASPETILERSSGEVTKPETINYRTYKPERDGLFCERIFGPVKDYECHCGKYKRIRYKGIVCDRCGVEVTEKKVRRERMGHINLVVPVAHIWYFRSLPNKIGYLLGLPTKKLDMIIYYERYVVIQAGIKEEDGINFMDFLTEEEYLDILDTLPKENQYLDDNDPQKFVAKMGAEALEDLLKRIDLDQLSYDLRHQAANETSQQRKNEALKRLHVVEAFRSSRENIENRPEWMIVKIVPIIPPELRPLVPLDGGRFATSDLNDLYRRVIIRNNRLKRLIEIKAPEVILRNEKRMLQEAVDSLFDNSRKVNAVKTEGNRALKSLSDILKGKQGRFRQNLLGKRVDYSARSVIVVGPHLKLHECGLPKDMAAELYKPFIIRKMIERGIVKTVKSAKKIVDRKDPVVWDILENVLKGHPVLLNRAPTLHRLGIQAFQPTLVEGKAIQLHPLVCTAFNADFDGDQMAVHLPLGNAAVLEAQILMLASHNILNPANGSPITVPSQDMVLGLYYITKGRRSAGDHIVRGQDMTFYSAEEVIIALNEKKIDLHAWIKVKTKVRQKDGSIVDTLLETTVGRVIFNQVVPDEMGFVNELLTKKSLRNIIGEIVKTTGMARAAQFLDDMKELGYQTAFKGGLSFNLEDLNIPAAKAELIAQATNEVEEVMNNYNMGFITNNERYNQIIDIWTRINNRLTAHVMDILSNDNQGFNSVYMMLDSGARGSKEQIRQLCGMRGLMAKPQKSGTSGGEIIENPILSNFKEGLSVLEYFISTHGARKGLADTALKTADAGYLTRRLHDVAQDMIVVEQDCGGLRGIYTTALKDNDDIVEPLYDRILGRTPLHDVVHPDTGELIVAANEDITEEIADTIEKVGIEGVEIRTVLTCESKRGVCACCYGRNLASGKRVQLGEAVGVIAAQSIGEPGTQLTLRTFHVGGTASNIAADSSIISKYDGRIEFENVRTVSQTGENGTHQVVLGRSGEVKIIDAHNKIVFQQNIPYGSQLFVEDGSTVSKGDKLVEWDPYNAVIISEFAGKVEFDAIIEGVTYREESDEQTGHKEKVIIETRDKTKNPSIKILDKSGEVIRTYNIPVGAHVAVADGVTVKEGGILVKIPRSTGKTRDITGGLPRVTELFEARNPSNPAVVTEIDGVVSLGGVKRGNREISIESRDGQIKKYLVPLSKHILVQDNDFVKAGMPLSDGSISPADILAIKGPAAVQHYIVNGIQEVYRLQGVKINDKHFETIVHQMMQKVNIEDPGDTRFLEKEAVNKWDFMEENDSLFDKKVVVDAGDSNNLRPGQIVSLRKLREENSSLKRRDLKLVEVREAIPATSSPLLQGITRASLGTKSFISAASFQETTKVLNEAAIAGKRDNLLGLKENVIVGHLIPSGTGIRQYSNLIVGSREEYDQLLASKEED